A section of the Citrus sinensis cultivar Valencia sweet orange chromosome 8, DVS_A1.0, whole genome shotgun sequence genome encodes:
- the LOC102608559 gene encoding probable anion transporter 4, chloroplastic isoform X1 → MSSCSLSTYRPIYVHINNKFIGIKSINLQFSSQFPYKSTNRKLFRNVSSNSGSVGLRTIVGCRVRTGVSSNDKSFDLAPNEDEALAPNFLEFITSERVKVVSMLALALALCNADRVVMSVAIVPLSLAHGWSRSFSGIVQSSFLWGYLVSPIAGGTLVDYYGGKIVMAWGVALWSLATFLTPWAADTSLLALLAMRAVVGLAEGVALPAMNNMVARWFPQTERARAVAIAMGGFTSGNAIGLVLSPILMSQAGIFGPFVIFGLSGFLWVLVWLSATSSTPDRHPHISKYELEYILREKQKPLLMGNKHKPATVIPPFRRLLSKMPTWSIIVANAMHSWGFFVILSWMPIYFNFVYHIDLRQASWFSAVPWSVMAFTGYLGGLLSDMLIQRGTSVTLTRKILQSIGFIAPGIALIGLTAAKSPVMASAWLTLAIGMKSFSHSGFLVNLQEIAPQYSGVLHGISNTAGTFAAILGTVGAGFFVELVGSFQGFLLLTSLLYFLSALFYIIFSTGERVNFDEAGEFLLLQ, encoded by the exons ATGAGCTCTTGTTCACTCTCAACGTATCGACCAATTTACGTTCACATCAACAACAAATTCATCGGAATTAAATCGATCAACCTTCAATTTTCTTCACAATTTCCTTACAAATCAACGAACCGAAAACTCTTCAGAAACGTCTCTTCGAACAGTGGCTCAGTTGGATTGCGTACGATTGTCGGATGTCGAGTGAGGACGGGAGTTTCATCGAACGACAAGTCATTTGATTTGGCGCCGAACGAGGATGAAGCGCTGGCGCCGAATTTTCTGGAGTTTATTACTTCGGAGAGAGTCAAAGTTGTGTCGATGCTTGCTTTGGCGCTGGCGCTTTGTAATGCTGATAGAGTTGTAATGTCGGTGGCGATTGTACCGTTGTCTCTTGCTCATGGCTGGAGCCGATCGTTTTCCGGTATAGTTCAG TCATCTTTCCTCTGGGGATACCTGGTTTCACCGATAGCTGGAGGAACTTTGGTGGATTATTATGGTGGGAAGATAGTCATGGCATGGGGTGTGGCGTTATGGTCATTAGCTACTTTTCTTACTCCTTGGGCTGCTGATACTTCTTTATTGGCTCTGCTGGCAATGCGAGCTGTTGTTGGACTAGCAGAAGGTGTGGCTCTTCCTGCGATGAACAATATGGTTGCAAG ATGGTTTCCTCAAACAGAACGAGCTAGGGCTGTTGCTATTGCAATGGGTGGATTTACATCTGGAAATGCAATAGGACTGGTGTTATCACCAATTCTCATGTCACAAGCTGGTATTTTTGGGCCGTTTGTAATTTTTGGATTATCTGGATTTCTATGGGTTTTGGTTTGGTTGTCTGCAACATCAAGTACCCCTGATCGACATCCGCACATATCAAAGTATGAGTTGGAGTATATACTGAGAGAGAAACAGAAGCCCTTGCTGATGGGAAATAAACATAAGCCAGCAACAGTAATTCCACCTTTCAGGCGGTTGCTCTCAAAAATGCCTACATGGTCCATAATCGTTGCAAATGCCATGCATAGTTGG GgtttttttgttattctttCGTGGATGCCAATCTACTTCAACTTT GTATATCATATTGACCTGAGACAAGCATCATGGTTTAGTGCTGTTCCTTGGAGTGTTATGGCATTTACAGGATACTTGGGTGGTTTATTGTCAGACATGTTGATACAGAGGGGCACAAGTGTGACTTTGACTCGCAAGATCTTGCAG TCAATTGGTTTTATCGCACCGGGAATTGCACTTATTGGGTTAACTGCAGCAAAAAGTCCAGTAATGGCGTCTGCATGGCTGACTTTAGCCATTGGAATGAAATCTTTCAGTCACTCGGGTTTTCTTGTGAATCTTCAG GAGATTGCTCCCCAATATTCTGGTGTTTTACACG GAATCTCAAATACTGCCGGAACATTTGCTGCCATTTTAGGAACAGTTGGAGCTGGTTTTTTTGTGGAGCTTGTGGGCTCTTTCCAAGGGTTTCTGTTACTCACATCGCTCTTATATTTCCTCTCTGCCCTTTTCTACATCATCTTTTCTACAGGAGAGAGAGTGAATTTTGATGAAGCTGGTGAGTTTCTTCTATTACaatga
- the LOC102609430 gene encoding uncharacterized protein LOC102609430, with protein sequence MVLKRYQRAKTGFEALKSFDANKYLKKIGLGKEDYYFWKQVGKALLCTYTLFGVAWIYNETSPLGWWTLKPKPKEEKELAHLYERIKFPYPGDTDAMEEFLKKGGMIGSVIGPKGTIESDKVKKELQDKHFELEAQKLWLRMRNEVIQELQERGYDVE encoded by the exons ATGGTTCTCAAACGATATCAAAGAGCCAAAACAG GTTTCGAAGCATTGAAATCCTTTGATGCCAACAAGTACCTAAAGAAAATAGGCCTCGGCAAAGAAGACTATTACTTTTGGAAGCAGGTAGGCAAGGCTTTGCTTTGCACATACACGTTGTTTGGCGTTGCGTGGATTTACAACGAAACTTCACCGTTGGGTTGGTGGACACTGAAGCCAAAGCCAAAGGAGGAAAAGGAGCTAGCTCACCTCTATGAGAGGATAAAGTTTCCGTACCCAGGTGATACAGATGCCATGGAAGAGTTCCTTAAGAAAGGTGGCATGATTGGGTCTGTTATTGGGCCAAAAGGAACGATTGAATCTGATAAAGTTAAGAAGGAGTTGCAGGACAAGCATTTTGAGCTAGAAGCTCAGAAGTTGTGGTTGAGGATGAGGAATGAGGTCATTCAAGAGCTCCAAGAGCGGGGATATGATGTTGAGTGA
- the LOC102609141 gene encoding protein OCTOPUS, whose translation MTMTALQPHHRLSTCHRHPTTNPITGFCASCLRERLSTMEDSVTPTATSPGLRRTKSHSSSSSSSSSSNNNLPNGASTSEPRRKSSDVGPHPNTLSNLFSLADDGESKPLIKRRDPVTNAVVVLKEGEDEDDEDGEFRTMKEFIDLELERKNGSSRFSFWESTASAFSKKLLKWKQKQQQRNNKKESEGYVAAPGRATVETGSEIGLHGYFGRRSCDPDPRLSVDNGRYSFDEPRASWDGYLIGKAYPRLLAPPLAIVDEKDKEKEKESEGNEEEKSPGGSEQTRDYYGALGMLRRRRSFDKSSSGKRAGFFDVDEVNGSSNNNNKSGISNAKVSPETVGLFHGAKLLVTEKELRDSNWYSIKDYRAECVASDSKNVGYVGGEVTEKGFKFKKSLRWRNVLNMWGFMQKRNEGKCVDEERLHGGKLNAVDGLLVQKLKRVANGEANTGTVSEKLVRSYSVSARSSFQVDGSFNCVNGVEAKENGGGDKDELVLQRNRSTTYSPSNLDNGLLRFYLTPVRSYRRSKSGRSGLKNLQSVAMNGL comes from the coding sequence ATGACCATGACTGCACTCCAACCTCATCACCGGCTGTCCACGTGTCACCGTCACCCCACCACCAACCCCATCACCGGCTTCTGCGCCTCCTGCCTCCGCGAACGCCTCTCCACCATGGAAGACTCCGTCACCCCCACAGCAACAAGCCCCGGCCTCCGCCGCACCAAATCTcactcctcctcctcctcctcctcctcctcctccaacAACAACCTACCAAACGGCGCTTCCACGTCGGAGCCACGCCGCAAATCCAGCGACGTTGGGCCCCACCCCAACACCCTCTCCAACCTCTTCTCCCTCGCCGACGACGGCGAATCAAAACCCCTGATAAAGCGTCGTGACCCTGTAACTAACGCAGTCGTTGTGTTGAAAGAaggagaagatgaagatgacgAGGACGGCGAGTTCAGAACGATGAAGGAGTTCATAGATCTTGAATtggaaaggaaaaatggcagcAGCAGATTCAGTTTCTGGGAAAGTACTGCTTCGGCTTTCAGCAAGAAGTTACTAAAATGGAAGCAGAAGCAGCAACAAAGGAACAACAAGAAAGAAAGCGAGGGTTATGTTGCCGCTCCCGGGAGAGCGACAGTAGAGACGGGGTCAGAAATTGGACTGCACGGGTATTTTGGGAGGAGATCCTGCGACCCGGATCCGAGATTATCAGTTGATAATGGGAGGTATTCGTTTGATGAGCCGAGGGCTTCGTGGGACGGGTACTTGATTGGCAAGGCTTATCCAAGGCTTCTCGCGCCGCCATTGGCTATTGTTGATGAGAAGGACAAGGAGAAGGAGAAAGAGAGTGAGGGGaatgaagaagagaagagtCCCGGTGGATCGGAGCAGACGAGAGATTATTATGGGGCATTGGGTATGctgaggaggaggaggagttTTGATAAGTCCAGTTCGGGTAAGAGAGCCGGGTTTTTCGATGTTGATGAGGTTAAtggtagtagtaataataataataaatcggGGATATCAAATGCGAAGGTGTCCCCTGAAACTGTTGGATTGTTTCACGGGGCGAAGTTGTTGGTTACAGAGAAAGAGTTGAGGGATTCGAATTGGTATTCGATCAAAGATTATCGTGCTGAGTGTGTTGCATCTGATTCTAAGAATGTGGGTTATGTTGGTGGGGAAGTTACTGAGAAGGGATTCAAGTTTAAGAAGTCGTTGAGGTGGCGAAATGTGTTGAATATGTGGGGGTTTATGCAGAAGAGGAATGAGGGTAAATGTGTGGATGAAGAGAGGCTCCATGGAGGGAAATTGAATGCGGTTGATGGGCTATTGGTGCAAAAGCTGAAGAGGGTAGCCAATGGAGAAGCAAATACTGGTACTGTTAGTGAGAAGCTTGTTCGTAGTTACAGTGTTAGCGCTAGGAGTTCGTTCCAAGTGGATGGATCTTTCAATTGTGTGAATGGTGTTGAGGCAAAGGAGAATGGTGGGGGGGATAAAGATGAGCTTGTGCTGCAAAGGAACAGGAGTACCACATATTCTCCAAGTAACCTTGATAATGGGCTATTGAGGTTCTACTTGACACCAGTGAGGAGCTACAGGAGAAGCAAATCTGGAAGAAGTGGGCTAAAGAACCTGCAATCTGTGGCCATGAATGGCTTGTAA
- the LOC102608851 gene encoding uncharacterized protein LOC102608851 translates to MEKARQCLELNQEESDSVARLAIHSYRVGATEFSFYEDFALRGIRVDRVEPGLVSCTFKVPPRLTDRNGNLANGAIANLVDEVGGAVVYVEGLPMKVSVDMSISFVSTAKVNDELEITGRVLGQRGGYSGTIVLMRNKATGEVIAEGRHSLFGRQPSKM, encoded by the exons ATGGAGAAGGCGAGACAGTGTTTGGAACTGAACCAGGAAGAATCAGATAGTGTGGCTCGACTTGCCATTCACTCGTACCGAGTTGGGGCAACTGAATTCAGCTTCTACGAAGACTTTGCCTTGAGAGGTATAAGAGTTGATCGAGTGGAGCCAGGCCTTGTCTCCTGTACTTTCAAGGTCCCTCCTCGTCTCACT GATAGGAATGGAAATTTGGCTAATGGTGCAATTGCTAACCTCGTGGATGAAGTTGGTGGGGCTGTCGTCTACGTTGAGGGTCTTCCCATGAAAGTTTCAGTGGACATGTCCATCTCCTTTGTATCAACTGCTAAAGTTAAT GATGAGTTGGAGATTACAGGAAgggtattaggacaaagaggaGGTTACTCTGGAACGATCGTTCTTATGAGAAACAAAGCAACTGGAGAAGTAATTGCTGAAGGACGACATTCATTGTTTGGTCGACAGCCTAGCAAGATGTGA
- the LOC102609697 gene encoding protein NRT1/ PTR FAMILY 8.1-like yields MGEEEDIYTKDGTLDYKGNPADKTKTGTWKACPFILGNECCERLAYYGMSTNLVRYFKHQLDQSSSTASKNVLDWSGTCYITPLIGAFLADAYLGRYWTIAIFSIIYVIGMTFLTVTASVSGLKPVCHGPRGEETCQVTDAQSATFFVALYLIALGTGGIKPCVSSYGADQFDDADEAEKKHKSSFFNWFYFSINIGALIASSVLVWIQDNEGWGWGFGIPAVAMAIAVVSFFSGTRLFRNQKPGGSPLTRICQVVAASIRKHKVELPADKSLLYETADAESNITGSRKLDHTKDFSFFDKAAVEIQSDNIKESVNPWRLCTVTQVEELKAIVRLLPIWATGIIFSAVYSQMSSLFVLQGERMDTHVGNSSFKIPPASLSIFDTLSVIFWVPIYDRIIVPVTRKFTGHKNGLTQLQRMGIGLFISILSMIAAAVLELIRLRMVREHNYYDLPEMPMSIMWQVPQYFLIGCAEVFTFIGQLEFFYEQAPDAMRSLCSALSLTTVALGNYLSSLLVTIVTSISTKNGNLGWIPDNLNRGHLHYFFWLLTVLSVLNMGAYLLVSKWYTYKRPVGSLR; encoded by the exons GAAATGAATGTTGTGAAAGATTGGCATACTATGGGATGAGCACAAATCTGGTGCGTTACTTCAAGCACCAGTTAGATCAGAGCAGTTCTACAGCTTCTAAAAACGTCTTGGACTGGAGTGGAACATGCTACATCACGCCATTGATTGGTGCTTTTCTGGCTGATGCGTATCTTGGAAGATACTGGACCATTGCCATTTTCTCAATCATTTATGTTATT gGAATGACTTTTCTAACGGTGACGGCATCAGTCTCTGGCTTAAAGCCAGTATGTCATGGTCCTCGTGGAGAAGAAACTTGCCAAGTAACAGATGCACAGAGTGCAACTTTCTTTGTAGCACTCTACCTGATAGCTCTAGGCACCGGCGGGATTAAGCCCTGTGTCTCATCTTATGGAGCAGATCAGTTTGATGATGCTGATGAAGCTGAGAAAAAGCACAAGAGCTCTTTCTTCAActggttttatttttcaatcaataTAGGCGCTCTTATTGCTTCTTCCGTACTTGTCTGGATACAAGATAATGAGGGTTGGGGATGGGGATTTGGCATTCCTGCTGTCGCAATGGCAATTGCCGTCGTAAGTTTCTTTTCAGGTACTCGATTGTTCAGGAACCAAAAGCCTGGAGGCAGCCCTCTCACACGCATCTGTCAGGTGGTGGCGGCATCCATAAGGAAACACAAAGTTGAACTACCTGCTGATAAGTCTCTTTTATATGAGACTGCTGATGCTGAGTCTAACATCACAGGTAGCCGCAAGCTTGATCACACGAAAGATTTCAG TTTCTTCGACAAGGCAGCAGTAGAGATACAATCAGACAACATAAAGGAGTCCGTAAACCCGTGGAGACTCTGCACTGTTACCCAAGTTGAGGAGCTGAAAGCTATCGTAAGGTTGCTTCCAATATGGGCCACTGGCATAATCTTTTCTGCCGTGTACAGTCAGATGAGCAGTTTATTTGTGTTGCAAGGTGAAAGAATGGACACTCATGTTGGGAACTCTAGCTTCAAGATCCCACCAGCATCGCTGTCTATATTTGACACTCTCAGTGTCATCTTTTGGGTCCCTATCTATGACAGAATCATTGTCCCAGTCACAAGGAAATTCACAGGTCACAAAAATGGCCTAACTCAGCTGCAGCGGATGGGCATTGGCCTCTTTATATCCATTCTTTCCATGATAGCAGCAGCAGTTTTAGAGCTGATAAGACTCAGAATGGTGAGAGAGCACAATTACTATGACCTTCCAGAAATGCCAATGTCGATAATGTGGCAAGTTCCACAATACTTCCTCATAGGGTGTGCCGAAGTCTTCACATTCATTGGGCAGTTGGAATTTTTCTACGAACAAGCACCCGATGCCATGAGGAGCCTATGCTCCGCTCTCTCACTCACCACTGTTGCGCTTGGGAACTACTTGAGCTCTTTGCTTGTAACTATTGTTACCTCGATAAGTACCAAGAACGGCAATCTTGGATGGATACCGGATAACTTGAACCGTGGTCACCTCCATTACTTCTTCTGGTTGTTAACGGTGCTGAGTGTCTTGAACATGGGAGCTTACCTTTTGGTGTCGAAGTGGTATACATATAAAAGGCCAGTGGGGAGTCTTCGTTGA
- the LOC102608559 gene encoding probable anion transporter 4, chloroplastic isoform X2 produces MSSCSLSTYRPIYVHINNKFIGIKSINLQFSSQFPYKSTNRKLFRNVSSNSGSVGLRTIVGCRVRTGVSSNDKSFDLAPNEDEALAPNFLEFITSERVKVVSMLALALALCNADRVVMSVAIVPLSLAHGWSRSFSGIVQSSFLWGYLVSPIAGGTLVDYYGGKIVMAWGVALWSLATFLTPWAADTSLLALLAMRAVVGLAEGVALPAMNNMVARWFPQTERARAVAIAMGGFTSGNAIGLVLSPILMSQAGIFGPFVIFGLSGFLWVLVWLSATSSTPDRHPHISKYELEYILREKQKPLLMGNKHKPATVIPPFRRLLSKMPTWSIIVANAMHSWGFFVILSWMPIYFNFVYHIDLRQASWFSAVPWSVMAFTGYLGGLLSDMLIQRGTSVTLTRKILQSIGFIAPGIALIGLTAAKSPVMASAWLTLAIGMKSFSHSGFLVNLQEIAPQYSGVLHGISNTAGTFAAILGTVGAGFFVELVGSFQGFLLLTSLLYFLSALFYIIFSTGERVNFDEAAL; encoded by the exons ATGAGCTCTTGTTCACTCTCAACGTATCGACCAATTTACGTTCACATCAACAACAAATTCATCGGAATTAAATCGATCAACCTTCAATTTTCTTCACAATTTCCTTACAAATCAACGAACCGAAAACTCTTCAGAAACGTCTCTTCGAACAGTGGCTCAGTTGGATTGCGTACGATTGTCGGATGTCGAGTGAGGACGGGAGTTTCATCGAACGACAAGTCATTTGATTTGGCGCCGAACGAGGATGAAGCGCTGGCGCCGAATTTTCTGGAGTTTATTACTTCGGAGAGAGTCAAAGTTGTGTCGATGCTTGCTTTGGCGCTGGCGCTTTGTAATGCTGATAGAGTTGTAATGTCGGTGGCGATTGTACCGTTGTCTCTTGCTCATGGCTGGAGCCGATCGTTTTCCGGTATAGTTCAG TCATCTTTCCTCTGGGGATACCTGGTTTCACCGATAGCTGGAGGAACTTTGGTGGATTATTATGGTGGGAAGATAGTCATGGCATGGGGTGTGGCGTTATGGTCATTAGCTACTTTTCTTACTCCTTGGGCTGCTGATACTTCTTTATTGGCTCTGCTGGCAATGCGAGCTGTTGTTGGACTAGCAGAAGGTGTGGCTCTTCCTGCGATGAACAATATGGTTGCAAG ATGGTTTCCTCAAACAGAACGAGCTAGGGCTGTTGCTATTGCAATGGGTGGATTTACATCTGGAAATGCAATAGGACTGGTGTTATCACCAATTCTCATGTCACAAGCTGGTATTTTTGGGCCGTTTGTAATTTTTGGATTATCTGGATTTCTATGGGTTTTGGTTTGGTTGTCTGCAACATCAAGTACCCCTGATCGACATCCGCACATATCAAAGTATGAGTTGGAGTATATACTGAGAGAGAAACAGAAGCCCTTGCTGATGGGAAATAAACATAAGCCAGCAACAGTAATTCCACCTTTCAGGCGGTTGCTCTCAAAAATGCCTACATGGTCCATAATCGTTGCAAATGCCATGCATAGTTGG GgtttttttgttattctttCGTGGATGCCAATCTACTTCAACTTT GTATATCATATTGACCTGAGACAAGCATCATGGTTTAGTGCTGTTCCTTGGAGTGTTATGGCATTTACAGGATACTTGGGTGGTTTATTGTCAGACATGTTGATACAGAGGGGCACAAGTGTGACTTTGACTCGCAAGATCTTGCAG TCAATTGGTTTTATCGCACCGGGAATTGCACTTATTGGGTTAACTGCAGCAAAAAGTCCAGTAATGGCGTCTGCATGGCTGACTTTAGCCATTGGAATGAAATCTTTCAGTCACTCGGGTTTTCTTGTGAATCTTCAG GAGATTGCTCCCCAATATTCTGGTGTTTTACACG GAATCTCAAATACTGCCGGAACATTTGCTGCCATTTTAGGAACAGTTGGAGCTGGTTTTTTTGTGGAGCTTGTGGGCTCTTTCCAAGGGTTTCTGTTACTCACATCGCTCTTATATTTCCTCTCTGCCCTTTTCTACATCATCTTTTCTACAGGAGAGAGAGTGAATTTTGATGAAGCTG CTTTATGA